In the genome of Sciurus carolinensis chromosome 3, mSciCar1.2, whole genome shotgun sequence, one region contains:
- the LOC124980623 gene encoding gamma-crystallin E — MGKITFYEDRGFQGRHYECSSDHSNLQPYFSRCNSVRVDSGCWMLYEQPNYSGCQYFLRRGDYPDYQQWMGLSDSIRSCRLIPHSSSHRIRIYEREDYRGQMVEITEDCSSLQDRFHFSDIHSFHVLEGYWVLYELPNYRGRQYLLRPGEYRRYHDWGALSARVGSLRRVIDFY; from the exons ATGGGGAAG ATCACCTTCTACGAGGACCGGGGCTTCCAGGGCCGCCACTACGAGTGCAGCAGCGACCACTCCAACCTGCAGCCCTACTTCAGCCGCTGCAACTCGGTGCGCGTGGACAGCGGCTGCTGGATGCTCTATGAGCAGCCCAACTACTCGGGCTGCCAGTACTTCCTGCGGCGCGGGGACTACCCCGACTACCAGCAGTGGATGGGCCTCAGCGACTCCATCCGCTCCTGCCGCCTCATCCCCCAC TCCAGCTCCCACAGGATCAGGATCTATGAGCGAGAGGACTACAGAGGCCAGATGGTGGAGATCACGGAGGACTGCTCCTCTCTTCAGGACCGCTTCCACTTCAGTGACATCCACTCTTTCCACGTGCTAGAGGGCTACTGGGTCCTCTACGAGCTGCCCAACTACCGGGGACGGCAGTACCTGCTGAGGCCGGGGGAGTACAGGCGCTACCACGACTGGGGCGCCCTGAGTGCCCGAGTGGGCTCTTTGCGGAGGGTCATAGATTTCTATTGA